In Hippoglossus hippoglossus isolate fHipHip1 chromosome 15, fHipHip1.pri, whole genome shotgun sequence, the genomic stretch ctttgaaaggATTTAGCTTTTTCTCGTAATAGAACTCACTATTTTAATCTAATTAAATATGAACTTTATTATCCTAGTATTACGACCTTTTCTCAGAATAAGTTGACTCATTGAAGATTCTTATCAACATCTTTGATAAATGAGTCATTACTTGGTAAAAATGGGAGATTTTCTACTTGCTCATCATGAACATATGTCACTGTTTTGTGAAACTTTACAAACCACAACATTTATCAAATGTTGACAGATGAATCATTCTTAAAGTATCTGAACActcaacatttaaaaagcacGAACCCACACAAAGTAACAGATTTACCTGCAGCACGAATGTACTCTGATCCTTTCCCTGGTTGTATCTCCAGGTTGTTCACCAGAGTCCCCACAGGCAGAGCTCCCAGTGGGTGGGCATCACCTTCATTGGCCAGGACTACAAAgagagacattttattttgtgttaaacaCGGAGGAGCAGCATTATTAAACATGGAAGAAACCTTTATTGTTTCTAAGCAGCTTTAGAGGAAGATCTCGTACCCGCCATGCGTCCGATAGCTCCCGATGTTTTAATGACGTCTCCGGCCTGCATGTTCTCTGTAGCGACGATCCACCTCTTACGGTTGCCCCCGGCGACCAGTGCAATGTCAGCAGACCTGTACAGACAACACGGATCGTGAGAAGCGATTCCGTGTTCTTGATCTTAAAcgacacgtgtgtgtgtgtgacagaagcTGGTCTCACCTGCATGGGTCGTATCGCACCTCCACGACCTTCTCCTCGAATGTCTGGGCCTCTTTGCCCGGTTCAAAGCGAAGGCGCTGGAAGTCGACCCACCGGTATCTTTGTTTATGGCCGCCGCCGATGCCGTGCGTCCGTATCCTTCCTgtgcagcagaaagaaagagatgagacGCCGTCATCCCTCAGCTCAGGTCTGAAGAAGCATCAGAGTGGACTCCATAAAAGTATCTGCTGCTTTCTGACTGGATTTGGAGCAGGTTAGCGGTTCAGCAcgagttaccatggtgatttgaACCAGCATCACAGGACTGAACAGTCTGAGTTCAACCTGAAGATACTTCCTTAACCACAAACTCTGCCTCATGTACAAAACACAACCAGCCGCCCCTCCTCTTTACCTGAGTGGTCTCGGCCTCCTGTCTTTTTCTTCCCTATTGGTCTGATGGTGtatttctccctctgcttccaAAATGTCTTGTTCTGCTCCAGAGAGGCTGAGGTGAGGAAGCCTCTGCACTGAGGCACCAGAGCTGCCAGCTCAAACCGCGCGGCTGCCTGTTGACACATAAACAGAGACAGACGTGGGATTAACATCCACTTATCTGATTGAAGTCAAGGTTAAAACTAAAACCTgagtgtgtctcctgtgaccacttgtgatcggatctcactgCCCCGCTCTGTACACAAATAATCATGTTCATCATGTGGTTTTCACCCAGTTTGAGTTCACAACTGTGTCcgatgtctgtttgtttctgtgtgtgtgtgtggtccaggtattacttatgttgtggggaccttaCTCTGTTTACTCAGACTCATTGTGGGGACTTGTCTTCGTTATGGAGAAAACAACAAGTCCCCAAAATGTGAAGACATCTTATAAGGTCAAGTTTTAAGGTCAGGTTCCCAGGAATGTAAGTCAATGTGATGTCAAGGAGAcacggctgtgtgtgtgtgtgtgtgagagttacCTGTGGTGAGAGCACAGCATGCTGGGACACTGTCAGTGAACGCAGAGCTCGAGTGAGACACGACATCGCCATGACAACgtcctcctgtctcctgtcagAACAGAGCAGATTCACTTTTCACTCAAACCTGATCTACACGTTGGTCTTCGCTACACACTGACTGCTACACGTTCATCAgcgtgttgttgtgttgctgttgctcTACAGATCACAGCTGCAGTTAGCTTAGCCTGTGTGCACCGAGTCAACCCGGTGAAAGAACCAGACCTGCCTTCACTTTTCTGTCTCAGTGAACTAACACGTCTCTGTCATGTCTCTCACGTACAAACCAAACGGACAGTGACGTTACACCAACCTTTGTGTTTCACTTATTCATCACCAGCTTCTCGTCGGCGTCCTTCACAGTCCTGCACGCCGCGTCGCACGCTGATGACGCCAGAGCTCAGTGATCGTCTTTGCGCGATGCGTCCAGCAGATGGCGCCCTTGAATGTTCTCAAGATCCGCTTTGTTTTTAGATTTCACTTTTTCCACTAATTTGAAAAAGTgagaattaaaatgtgaaaatctaCTTATTGATTCTCCTCTAAATGTTGATCAGTCACGAACACGTTGGTTTGATCTGCATGTTCAGCAAAAGGTCAAAGGCCAAACAGCTCATTGGAGATGTTGATGACTTCATGAGCTGGAGAAAGTCATTTCTGTccatattaataattataacagATTTATAAAGCATTAATATACTACCTTAAATAAAGGCACTTACTCCAGCTTATAAatggtgcattattaaaaaagtGGTACCTATCGTTCTGTTTACAAATTTACAGCAAATAAATAACTGTGATTATTATAAAATCAAATTCCAAAATGACAACACATCCTGTATGtgtttatactttatattaatCTGTGTCTATTTTATCACAGATGATCTTGCAAATCATTGGACGATGCATGTTTTGAACATGGATGCATGTGTGCATCATTCAACACAGTATAATAAATACTGACACTAGAAGACAACACTTCTTCACTTGTCTTTATGAAGTGAGTGAACTAATCAGATGAGGTGTGCTGATATTTCAGCTCTGTcaatttaaaggtccagtgtgtcagatttaggtaaaagggatctattggcagaaatgtaatataaaataatcctagtgatgttttcactagtgtgtttcatgtaaattgtacaaattgttgttttctttacccttgaatgggccctttatattgaaatactttatattgggagcgggtcctctctatggaggccgccatgtttttttacagaagcccaaactggacaaactaaacacattttgagtttttattacaactgaaggctaccacaggttctctctcatgtttggaagaggagggtgaggtgaggggtattcagctgcaacatgcaacttccactagatgtcactgaattctacacacggaacctttaataaaacagaaaaaggtcTCAACCAAATATGTACATTTAGTTCTGCTCAATGTGTGCACATAATGTTCATGCATAGTAAATGTCATCATAGTTAAATGAGACAAGATGTAATTAtcatattgacttttttttcttttcaagacCCTTCAAGATGACTGGGAGTAAATCAGAGCAGTAGAGAAGAATGATTTTAGAtccatatgtttgttttattgaaataCTCACAGAATCCATCAAACTGTAAAAAGGACAAATTTAAACTgaacagaataataaaagtatGAAAAATGACAGttgtattaatacatttaaaatgtaccaGCATCTTGAAACAGCAGGGAAATGAACAGGAGCATGAGGAGCAACatgagggaaagaaagagcagCATCTGAGGGAAAGTAGGAGCAGCatgagggaaagaaagaggagcatCCAGTAAAGGAAGATGAGCATGGGGGAGAGGCCAAAATAAGccatctggaaaaagaaaagaaaaatgagatTTTTGCCTTTCAAAAGAACGGTTATAACAGTGTGTAAGAATGATTGAAAAATGTTATAGGCACATCTACACTAACTGCAGCAGATGCATCACATGCACCGTGTGAAAAGTATCAGAGCTGTAATACTAACTATGAGACCCAGTTGAAGGCAGGTGATTTGACAGttagatttacctttagcctcagtgtaccctcaagtttggcctgtatcattgattacaaggccaaaacactgaggtgacgctaaggtgcacaactgaagttatgtccctaacatccactggtggccactaacacctgctaacatctatGGCAgatggtaacttaaattgtgcagaagaccttcaaacgtgcaagggatattcaccatcttgccTATATTCTCAAATGAGACCCAGTTGAAGGCAGGTGATTTGACAGCACAGTATTGAATCTTGTGACAAGTTTGAAGGAAAGGATCTGCACAACTAAAAGCTTCGGTCAAAGGATAATATTTGCTCTCGTGCAAAGACAATGCTCTCCCCCAGACTTCTGATAAATACAGTGTCACCatcttcaaatataaatataacacagTATTTGAGATGGCATCAGTTTATTTATCAGAACTCTGAGGAAGAGCCTAGTGCTCGAAAGGTCATCAAAAACAAATTACAGAATGAGCGTGTTGTTTCCCCCTATTGTTGTCCTACTGTTGTTAAAAtcagaggataaaaaaaagttggGGCAGACATATCAAATAAATCGTAACTCATTTTAATTAACCTGACTCAGACAACTAATCAACAGCTGTTTATCAGCAATTAACTTATAAACCTATTTGACTgcctaaaaatatatataggcTTGTACAATTCTGAGTGTGCTGGGtttcagaaaaaacatttttggtttCTTGTTCAGAAATTATGATACTAATTGTGTCCAAATAGAGCCAGAGAGGAAGTGGGGAAGTATATTATCATGTGTGTTGATACAATAACACAATCAGCTGTCATACATCTTTCACAATCAAAGTGTAATactattgaaaataaataataaaaacaaacattgaagcGAACATTGAACCCACCTTgaggtcagcaaagaaaacacacagcctCCAACAAAATGGAGGCTgagcatggatggatggatggatggatggatagatagatagatagatagatagatagatggatagatagatagatagatagatagatagatagatagataatacaCAGAAACATAAGGGCATCGCAATAataaaaattatgttttaatcaaAATATAATTGCCAAAATGGAGCAATATACATGATAAGAAAATCTACATAATGATACAAATATGGTTACCTAATAAAAGGGTAGACAATGAATTAAATTTCTCTAAAAAGTTAGTGTATCATACTCGTCATTTTAActtaaacaaaataattatacTAAAAAAATCTTTAGCTTCCAATTGGATTGAGTTGTTGGTTTCCTCCATTTTCCATGAATATTTGCTGACATTTATCAGACATGTGTATTTTACTTGTTATTTGTCAGTTTCCATAAATCTAgatttgtcttatttttataGAGATGTGGCGAAAACAAAACATGACGTCACGTCTTCTGCGCCGCAGAGGCTGCTGGGAGCACCGCGCAGTGTGGCAGACATTTTGGATTTAAAGGGGCTGAGCTGGCCGTCAGTCCGAGCTCTCGGTAAGTGATACCTACATTTTAAAGAACTCATGGTGGAAGAACCGGAGACCCGAACATGGCCGCGTGTTGAACTAGTGTAAATGCAAGTCACCGCGTGTAGAACGGATGAACTCGACGCGCCGAACGGGGCGAAACTCGTAGCTACTAGGGAGTGGTGATGCTAGCTGGTTAGCCGAAGCTAGCTTGTTGCCGACGGGAGCCCTGGGCAGATCGAAAGGCGAGTTTCACTGCCTGATGTAACGAGCACACATCCAGAAAATGTCGCGATAAAACCCGTGAAGGATCCAACATCCTTCCTTTTAATATTCGTTAATCAGCTGCCGGGTGAAGGCGGGGAGTCGAAGCTCCGCAGGGAAATGCGaaagtcaaaacaa encodes the following:
- the mrpl2 gene encoding 39S ribosomal protein L2, mitochondrial, with product MAMSCLTRALRSLTVSQHAVLSPQAAARFELAALVPQCRGFLTSASLEQNKTFWKQREKYTIRPIGKKKTGGRDHSGRIRTHGIGGGHKQRYRWVDFQRLRFEPGKEAQTFEEKVVEVRYDPCRSADIALVAGGNRKRWIVATENMQAGDVIKTSGAIGRMAVLANEGDAHPLGALPVGTLVNNLEIQPGKGSEYIRAAGTSGVLLRKVNGTAIVQLPSKQQVQVLETCMVTVGRVSNIDHNKEIIGKAGRNRWFGVRPSSGLWQRKGGWAGRKIKPLPSMKSYINLPSLTAK